Below is a window of Myxococcota bacterium DNA.
CGCCGCCCGTGGCGATGGACACGAAGGTCTCGAGCTCGTCCAGGGTCATTCATGCATTCTACGCATGTTTTCGTTCGAAACTATGCATTGGACGAATCGAGGCCGGGCGCCGATCGTCCGGCCATGAGCGACCCCGCGATCTCCCGAGCCACTCGTTTCCAGGCCCTGCACCAACGCCCCGAGCCGCTGCTGCTGCCCAACCCCTGGGATGCGGGCAGCGCGCGGCTGCTCGCCCAGCTGGGCTTCGAGGCGCTCGCCACCACCAGCCTCGGCGTCGCGAACAGCGCCGGACGCCGCCGCGCCACGGCCGCGCAGATCCTCGAGAACGTGCGCGAGCTCTCCGCCGCCACCGACTTGCCGCTCAACGCCGACCTCGAGAACGGCTTCGCCGACTCGCCCGTCGACTCGGCGCGCATGATCGCGCAGGCCTGGGAGGCCGGCGCAGCCGGCGGCTCGATCGAAGACTGCACCGGCAACCCGGCGCAGTGGATCTACGACTTCGGCCTCGCGGTCGAGCGCGTGCACGCCGCGGCCGAAGCCGCGCGCGCCCTGCCCGGCCCGTTCGTGCTGACCGCGCGCGCCGAGGGGCTCTTGTACGAGGTCGGCGGCCTCGACGAAGTGATCCGCCGCCTGCAGGCCTTCGAGCGGGCCGGCGCGGACGTGCTCTACGCGCCCGGGCTGCGCACCCTCTCGGAGATGCAGACCGTGGTGAAGTCGCTGACTCGCCCCGTGAACGTGGTCATGGGCTTCGCCGACCCGAGCATCACGCTCGACCAGCTGCGCGCGATCGGCGTGCGCCGGGTCAGCATCGGCGGCGGTCTCTCGCGCCTGGCGCTGGCCGCGTTCCTCGACGGCGCGCGCGAGATGCGCGCTGGCCGCTTCGGCTTCGTGACCCGGATGGCCGCGCTCTCGGACCTGTGGCCGGCCTTCGCCTGAGCCTCAGCCCGCGAGCGCGGGCAGCTTGTCGCCCTCGAAGAAGCGGCGCGGGTTGTCGACCAGGAGCTTGTCGATGTCCTGCTTCGTGGCGCCGCCCTCGAGGAGCTTGGGCACGATGCGCTTGGTGAAGTGCGACGGCGTCCAGAGCTTCTCGATCTCTTCCAGCACCTTCGGGTCGATCGGCTCGCCGCGCCAACACCACACGGTGTCGTGCGAGACCACGATCCGGTCGCCCGCGCCCTTCTGGATCAGCTTCACCAGCGACTTCACGCGCTCGGCGTCGGGGTGGATGATGTCGAGCCCGAAGCGGTCGAAGCCCAGATACGAGCCGCCGTGCACGATCTTCATGTGATAGTCGTGGTCGCTCGTGCCGCACGAGTGACCGATGATGATCCGGTGCGCGGGCACGCCCTGCTCTTTGAGATACTGCTGCTGCTCCGGGCCCATCGTGCCCCGGTCGGTGTGGGTCGTGATCGGCGCGCCCGTCTCCTTCGAGGCCTTGGCCGCCGCGCGCAGCACGGTCTTCTCGTAGTCGGTGATCACGCCCGCGCTGGTGGCGACCTTGATGATGCCGGCCTTGATGCCCGATTTGCCCACGCCGTCGGTGAGCTCGGCGATCATCATCTCGGCCATGAAGTTCTCCTGCGGGCCGCCGAAGGCCGCGCGTGACTTCCAGTGCGGCGAGCCGCCTTCGTGCTCGTGGTAGAGACCGGTCGCGGCCACGATGTTGAACTTCGACTTCTGGGCCACCTCGGCGATGAACTCGATGTCGCGCCCGAGGTCCGCCGGACAGGGATCGATCATGGTCTTGATCCCCTCGTCCTTCATCTCGGCGACCTTGTCCGCGGCCACCTTGCGCATCTCGCGCTTGGAGCGGCCCGGGCGCGTCCAGTCGGCCTCCCAGCCCGGGTAGCCGACCATCACGTGCTCGTGCATCAGCGTCTTGCCCAGCTTCTCCGACTTGAGCTTCCCGGTCACCGACTGAATCACCGACATCGCAGTGTCTCCCTGTGCTGAGTCACCTCGGGGCCAGGTCGCGCGTCGCTTGGCGTGCGTCGACCCCGAGAGGCAGGATCGCGAGCGCGGGCGTGTCGACGCCCGCATCGACGTAGCGTTGGATGTGCGCGCGGCACTCTTCGGGCGAGCCGTGCACGATCAGCTCGTCGACGACCTCGTCGGGAATGGCGTTGACCGCAGCCTTGCGGTCGCCCTTCTTCCACGCGTCCCACATGCCCGCGAGCTTCGGCCCGCGCCCGAGCCACTCGTGGAACGCCGCGTACACCGGCACGTTGAGATACGCGGCGATGGCGAACTTGGCCATGCTGCGCACCTGCGCCTTGTTGGGGTTGGGCGCGACGAAGATGCGCGCGACGATCTCCTTGTTCGCGCCCCCCTCGCGCACGAACGGCGCGACCTTCTTCACGTCGTCGGCGGACAGCCAGTTGATGATCGCGCCGTCGCCGATGCGCCCGGCCAGCCGCAGCATGCCCTGGCGCAGCGCGGCGACCAGGATCTTGGGCTGCGGGTCGACCTTCACGCCGAGACGGAAGCCGTCGACCTTGAAGCTCTCGAAGTCCTCACTCACTTTCTCGCCGGCCAGCGCCTTGCGCAGGAACTTCACCGAGTCACGCACGCGCTGGTAGGGCTTGTTGAAGGCGATGCCGTTCCAGCGCTCGACGATCACGTCCGACGACGTGCCGATGCCCACCACGAAGCGCCCCGGCGCAGCCTGACACAGAGACGCGACGCTCATCGCGAGCAGCCCCGGCCCGCGCGTGAACGCGGGCAGGATCGCCACGCCCAGCCGCAGGCTCGGCGCCCAGACGGACGCGAGCGCCAGCGGAGTGAGTCCGTCGTAGCCGCCGGCTTCGGCCGACCACACGTCGGTGTAGCCCAGCTGCTCGAGCTCCTGGATCCACTCGCGCTGCGCAGCCAGCGGCACACCGTCGAGCGGAATCGTCATGCCGTAGCGATTCATCCGGACTCCCCGCGGGGCCATTCTACACGGACGCGCCGCGCGGTCCCGCTCGAACGCCCCGCCGGCGGTGGTAGATTTCCGCTCGAGCGAGGGAGGGGCGGACATGGCGGTCACGCGCGAGGTCACGGTCCTGCGGCTCGACGACGGTCGCGAGCTCGCCTATGCGGAGTACGGCGTTCCAACCGGCACGCCGGTGATCGGCTTCCACGGGACTCCCGGCTCACACCGCCAGAACGAGCCCTTCGAGGCGGCTGCGCAGGCCGAGGGCGTGCGCCTGATCGCACTCGACCGGCCCGGCTACGGGCACTCGACCTACGACCCGGACCGCCGGCTGGTCGACTGGCCTCGGGACGTGGCTCGACTGGCCGAGCACCTGGGGCTCGCGCGCTTCGGCGTGGTCGGTGTCTCGGGCGGCGGACCGCACTCGGCGGCCTGTGCCTACGGCCTGGGACCGCAGCTGCTCGGCGCCGCGATCGTGTCGGGCGTTGCGCCGCCCGACCTGCCGGGCCTGCACGAGCACATGATGACCATGAACCGGGTGAGCTTCGCGCTCGCCCGGCAGTCGTCACTGCTCGTGTGGCCGATGATGGCGAGCATGCTCTTCCTCATGCGCACCTTCCCGGACCGCGCGCTCGACGGCATGCTGCGCAGCCTGCCGGAGGCCGACCGGCGCATCCTGGCGCGCCGGGAGATCGCCGACATGTTCCTCGACGAGGCGCGCCACGCGCCGACCACCGCCGCGCGCGCCGCCGCGCAGGACTTCGCCCTGTTCGCGAGCCCGTGGGGCTTCCGGCTCGAGGACATTTCAATCCCGGTGCACGTTTTCCACGGTGACGCAGACGTGAACGTGCCGGTGTCTCACGGGCGCGGCCAGGCCGATCGCATTCCGAACGCCAAGCTCCACCTGTTCCCCGGCGAGGGTCACATGCTCTGCTTCGAGCACGCGCGCGAGATACTGGCGGCGGCAGCCGGCCGCGCCGGCGACGGGAGTCGCTGATGCTGCAGGGGCTGCGGGTGGTGGAGCTGGCGGTATGGGTCGCGGGCCCGGGCGCCGGCGGCGTGCTCGCCGACTGGGGCGCCGACGTGGTGAAGATCGAGCCGCCCGAAGGCGACCCCTGCCGCAGCCTGTTCATGGCGCTGGCCGGCCTGCGCGAGCCGAAGAGCCCGCCGTTCGACCTGGACAACCGCGGCAAGCGCAGCGTGGTGCTCGACACACGCGACCCCGAGGCGCGCGCGCTCGCACGGCGGCTCGTGACCGGCGCCGACGTGTTCATCTCGAACCTGCGGCCCGATGCGCTGGCCAAGCTCGGGCTCGACTGGGAGTCACTCGAGCCGGAGTGCCCGCGCCTGGTGTACGCGAGCATCACCGGCTACGGGCTGCGCGGGCCCGAGCGCGACCGCGCCGCCTACGACGTGGGCGCCTTCTGGGCTCGCACGGGCGCCGAGCACATCATGTTTCCCACGGGCGTCGAGCCGCACGGGATCCGCGGCGGCTTCGGCGACCACGCCACGGCGCTGTCACTCGTGGCCGGAATCATGGCGGCGCTCTACCACCGCGAGCGCACGGGCCGCGGCAAGCGCGTGGCGACCTCGCTCCTGCGCACGGGCCTGTACTGCGTGGGCTGGGACACCGGCATCCAGCTGCGCTTCGGCACGGTCGCGGCCTCGCTCCCGCGCGGCGAGGCGCTGAACCCCGTGCTGAATCAATACCGGAGTCAGGACGGCCGCTGGTTCTGGCTGCTGGGCCTCGAGGCGGAGCGTCACTGGCCCAAGCTCACGCGCGCGATCGAGCAGCCCGAGTGGACCGCCGACCCGCGCTACGCCTCGGCGCGCGACCGGCGCAAGAACGCCGCCGAGCTGGTCGGCGCGCTCGACGCGATCTTCGCCTCGCGCACGCTCGCGCAGTGGGGCGCGCGCTTCGACGAGGTCGACCTGTGGTGGGCGCCGGTACAGACGCAGGCCGAGGTCGTGGCCGACCCGCAGGTGCGCGCGATGAACGGCATCGTGACCGTGCCCGAAGCCGGCGGCGTGGGTGAGTTCCAAGCGGTGGCGACGCCGCTCGAATTCTCGGACGCGCCCGTGGGGCCGCAGGGGCCGCCGCCGCTCCTGGGTCAGCACACCGACATGGTGTTGCGCGAGCTGGGGCTCGGTGCCGACGAGCTCCGCCGGCTGCGCGAGCGGGGCGCGCTCGGGAAGTAGCTTGCCTGCCGGCGTCGAGATCCTGCGCGACGAGTGGGGCGTCGCGCACGTGCGCGGCGAGTCACTCGCCGACGCTTTCTTCGGCCAGGGCTTCGCGTGCGCCGCAGATCGGCTGTGGCAGATGGAGCACGACCGCAGGCGCGCCGCGGGGCGCTGGGCCGAGGCCGTGGGGCCGGTCGCGATCGCGCGCGATGCGTTCCTGCGGCGCATGGGGATCGCGCGCTCGGCCCGGCGCGATCTGGAACAGCTGGCGCCCGATACACGCGAGATGCTCGAGGCCTACGCCGCGGGCGTGAACGCCTGGCTCGCCAGCGGCGCGGCGCTGCCCGCCGAGTACGCGCTCACGGGGCTCGTCCCCGAGCCGTGGCAGCCGTGGCAGTCACTCGCGGTGTACAAGCTGCGGCACGCCTTCATGGGGCCGCTCTACCGCAAGCTGTGGCGCGGCGCGGTGCTGCGCAGCCGCGGCAAGGAGCTCCTGGCGGCGATCTTCGGTGCGGGCAGCGCAGGGGCCGTGGCCGAGCCGCCGGGGGCGGAGCTCGACGCAGGCGCCGGCGCGCTCGCGGCGCTGCCCGAGGGCGACGGCGGCAGCAATCACTGGGCGATCGCCGGCAGCCGTACGGCGTCCGGCAAGCCGCTGCTCGCCGGTGACCCGCACCGCACGCTCGAGCTGCCCAACGTGTACTGGCAGAACCACCTGACTTGCCGGCGCTTCGACGTGGTGGGTCTCTCGTTCGCCGGCGTGCCCGCGTTCCCGCACTTCGGTCACAACGCGCGCGTGGCCTGGTCGATCACGCACGGCATGGCCGACGACCAGGACCTGTACGTGGAGCGCCGCTCCCGCGGCACGCGCGTGAGTCGCGAGCGGATCGCGGTGCGCGGCGCGCCGGCGCTCGAGGTCGAGCTCGCCGAGACCCCGCGCGGGCCGCTGGTCCTGGAGCACGCCGCCAGCGGCACGGGCATCGCCTTGCGTTGGACCTCGCTCGCGGAGCCCGACTCGACCTTCGACTGTCTCCTGCCCATGTTGCAGGCGCGGAGCGCCGCCGAGCTCGAGGCCGCGCAGCGCGCCTGGGTGACTCCCTGCAACAACCTGATCTGCGCCGACGTGGACGGCTCGATCCGCTTTCGTTTCCGCGGCCGGGTGCCGGTGCGCGCGGCCTCGAACCGCTGGACGCCGGTCGCCGGCGACGACGAGTCACGGGCCTGGCGCGGGCACGTGCCCTTCGAGGCCATGCCGGCGCTCGCGGACCCGCCCGACGGGATCCTGGTCGCGGCCAACGACCGGCCCGCCGTTCCTGGAGCACCGTATCTGGGCGTCGACTTCTCGCACCCGGCGCGCGCCCGCCGCATCCGCGCCCGGCTCGAGACGCTGCACGGCGCGACCGTCGACGACATGGCCGCGATCCACGGCGACGACCTCTCGCTCGTGGCGCCGCTGTTCGTCCACGCGCTCGACGGCACCACCGCCGAGGGCGAGCGCGCGCGCGAGTCACTGGCCGAGCTGCGCGCCTGGGACGGCCGCATGGCGCGCGACTCGCGCGGCGCAGCGCTGTACATGGCGTTCCGCGAGCAGCTCACCCTGCTGGCCGGCGAGGCGCTCGGACTCAGTGGCGCCGGCCTGGCTGCGCTCGGCGACGCTGCGCCCGCGCCGGAGCGGCTGGCGCTGGTGTGGAACGCCCTGCCCGCGCTGCTCGCCGCGCGCTTCGTGCCGCCCGCTCCGGCCGTGCCGTTCGACTGGAAGTCACTCGCCGGCGACGCCTTCGCGCGCGCGCTCGCCTTCCTGGAGTCACGCCTGGGACCCGAGCCGTCCGAGTGGCGCTGGGGCCGGGTGCACCGCACGTTCGCCTGGCACCCGCTGGCCGTGGACCTCGAGCCGGCGCGACGCGTGCCCTTGCCGCCGTCGGTGCCGCTGGGCGGCGACGGCGACACCGTGCTGTGCGGGGCGACCGTGCCGGGCTTCGGCCTGCGCGCCACCACGCTCTCGGTCGCGCGCTACGTGTTCGACCTGGCCGACTGGGAGCGCTGCGGCTGGGTGGTGCCGCACGGCGTCTCCGGGGATCCGGCGAGCCCGCACTTCGCGGACCAGCTGCTGGCCTGGACCGAGACACGCCTCCTGCCCATGCGCTACGACTGGCGCGGCATCGAGGCCGCCGCGCGCACGCGCACGCGAGTCGCGCGGCCGGGCGCGTGATGCGCATCGCGCGCGCGTTCTTCGCCCGGCCCGCGCTGGAAGTCGCCCCCGAGATGCTGGGGCTGCTCCTGGTGCACGAGCTTGCCGATGGCACCCGGCTGGTCGGGCGCATCGTCGAGGTCGAGGCGTATCTCGGCGACGGCAGCGATCCGGCGTCCCACTCTCACAACGGCCCGACGCCGCGCACGCAGCCCATGTTCGGCCCGCCGGGACACTTCTACGTGTACCGCAGCATGGGCATCCACCGCTGCGCGAACGTGGTGTGCGAGCCGGCGGGCCGCAGCTCGGCGGTCCTGCTGCGCGCGGCCGAGCCGCTCGCGGGCGAGGAGCGCATGCGCGCGCTGCGCGGCGGCCGCGGCGGGCGGGAGCTGGCGAGCGGGCCGGGGCGCCTCGCCGAGGCGTTCGCGATCGAGCTCGCGCACAGCGGCGCCGAAGCGCTGCGCGGGCCCCTGCGCCTGGAGCGCCCGGCGCGCGCGGCGGCGACGCCGCTCGCGGTCGAGATCGTGGTCGGGCCGCGCATCGGCCTCACGAAGGCGGCCGAGCTCCCGTACCGGTTCTTCGTGCGCGGGAGTCCGCACGTGACGCGCGCGGCGCAGAACGCGCACGCGCGGCCCTGGCGGCGCGCAGCTCGCGCTGGCGGGGGCCACTGACTGACGCGTATCCTGCGGCGCCGTGGCGGAGGCAGGAGCGAAGATCGCGCTCGAGCCGCGCGAGCGCTTCACGCGCGCGCTGCGCGGCGAGCCCGTGGACCGGCCGCCGGTCTGGCTCATGCGCCAGGCCGGCCGCTACCTGCCCGAGTACCGCGAGATCCGCGCGCGCTCGAGCTTCCTCGCCACGTGTGACTCGCCGGAGCTCGCCGCCGAGATCTCGCTGCAGCCGCACCGCCGCTTCGGCATGGACGGCGTCGTGGTGTTCTCCGACATCCTGCTGCCGCTGCGCGCGGGCGACCTCCAGCTCGAGTTCTCGCCCGGCCCCACGGTCGCGAACCCGCTGCGCAGTCTCTCCGACCTGTCGCGGCTCGACGGCGACGTGGCCGCGTCGATCGCGCCCACCTGCGAGGCGCTGCGCCGGCTGCGGCGCGAGCTTGGCTCGCGCGCCGCGCTGATCGGCTTCGCGGGGGCGCCCTGGACCCTGGCCGCGTACGCGACCGAGTCGAAGCTCTCGCGCGACGTCGAGGTGCTGTCGGCCCTGGCCTGGCGCGAGCCCGACACCGCGCTGCGCCTGCTCGAACGCATGGCCGAGATCTGCGCCGAGACACTCCGCCTGCAGATCGAGGCCGGCGCCGACTGCGTGCAGATCTTCGACACCTGGGCCGGCGTGCTCGACCGGCCGCGCTTCGAGAAGTTCGCCGGCCGCGCGCTGCGCGACGTGCTCGCGCGCCTGGGCAAGAGCCGCCCGCCGGTGATCGTGTTCGCGCGCGGGGCGGCGCACCTGCTCGACGAGCTGGTGGAGCTGGGCGCCGACGCCGTGTCACTCGACTGGCGCGTCGACCTGGCCGAGGCCGCGGCGCGCGTGGGCCAGCGCGTGTCACTCCAGGGCAATCTCGACCCCACCGCGCTGCTCGCGCCCCTGCCCGCGATCGCGCGCGCCGTGCGCGAGCTGGTGCGCGCCGGCCGCAAGGCGCGCGGACACGTGCTCAACCTGGGTCACGGCGTGCTGCCCTCGACGCCGGTCGAGGCGGTCGCCACGTTCGTGCGCACGGCGCAGGAAAGTGCCTAGCGCCGTCATCGTCGGGGCCGGCATCGCCGGGCTCGCGTGCGCCAGGGGCTATCTGGGCACGGGCTTCGACGACTTCGTCGTGCTCGAGGCCGCGGAGCGCGCGGGCGGGCCCGCCGAGACGGTCCGCATCGGCGACTATCTCGTCGAGCGCGGGCCGCTCACGGTGCGGGCGAACGTCCCGCTGCTCGGCTTGATCCGCGACGCCGAGCTCACTCCGCTCGCGGCTCGCCGCGCCGCCCCGAGCTTCGTGTCGGACGGCCGGATCGTCACGCTTCCCCCGAGCCTCTGCGAGCTGCTCTCGGGGGCCGTGCTGCCGCTGGGCGCCCTGGCGTCCGCGCTGGCCGAGCCGTTGCGGCCCGTGCGGCCCGGGCCGCGCAGCGTGCGGCAGTGGCTCGAAGAGAGACTCGGCGCAGGAGCGGCCGAGAGACTCGCCGACCTCTTGACGCTGGGCGTCTACGGCACGACAGCCGACCAGGTCGGCTTCGAGTCGGCCTTTCCGCAGCTCGCCGAGTCACTCGCGCGGGCCGGCGGCCGCATCGCGGGGCTCGCGCTGCGGCGGCTGTTCGCGCGCGGCGCGCCGCGCGGGGCCATCGTCTCGACCCAGGTCGGCCTGGGCGGACTGTGCGACCGGCTCGCGGCGGGGCTCGGTCCACGCCTGCGCACGCGGCGGCGAGTCACTCGCGCGCGGCGCGCGGGGCAGGAGTTCGAGCTCGAGATCGCCGGCCCGCAGCCCGAGACGCTGCGCTGCAGGCGGCTCGTGCTCGCGCTCCCGCCCGCCGCCGCCGCGCGGGTGCTCGAGGACGCGCGCGCCGTCGAGCTGCTGAACGGGTATCGCTCGCTGCCGCAGGTGCTGGCCAGCTTCGCGCTGGAAGAGCCGGCCTGTGCCGAGCGCTGGACCGGGCTCGGCTTCCTGGCTCCGCCGCGCGAGAGACTTCCGCTCATCGGCTGTCTCTTCGCGTCGAACCTCTTCCCGGGCCGTGCCCCGTCCGGCGCGCTCCTCCTGTCGGTGTTCGTGGCGCCGTCCCTCCACGCCGCCGGCGACGCCGAGCTCGAGCGCGAGCTCGCGCCGGTGCTGAAGCGACTGCTGGGCGCGGCGCGCGAGCCGGCGCTGCTCGACGTGTCGCGCCACCCCGAAGGCATTCCGCTCTACGACGTCGACCATGCGGCGCGCACGCGCGCGCTGCGGGCCGCGCTTCGTGAGTCGCGCGGACCGGGGCTCTGCGGCGCGGGCTACGACGGCGTGGCGTTCGCGGCGGCAGCCGCCGCGGGCGCCGCCCTGGCAGCGGGCGGCTAGGCGCGCTCGAGCTCGAGCGCGCGCAGCTCGAGCTCCGCCAGCGCCGTGGCGTCGGCCGGCCCGAACACGCGCCCCTGGAGCAGTGACTGCAGCGCGGGCCGCGTGGCCGGGTCCTCGAGCAGGCTCAGGAACACCGGCGGCTTGCGGTAGAACAGAAGGATCAGGTCGCGCCACACCTCGCCGCCGCGGCGCACGGTCTCGTCGTATTCGGCGAAGCGCTCGAGCGCGTGGCCGGGATCGCGCAGCGCGTCGCGGATGGCCTGCGCCGCGAAGCGGGCCGACTCGGCGGCGACCGAGACACCCGACGAGAACACGGGATCGACGAACTGCGCCGCGTCGCCGAGCGCGATCCAGCCCCGCCCCGCGAGCCGCTCGCCGAAGTAGCTCTGCGAGCCCTCGACCGAGAGCGCCGAGAGCGCCTGCGCCTTGCCCAGCCGCGAGGCGAGCAGCGGGTGACTCGCGATCATGCGCCCGAAGAAGGCCTCGCCGTTCTCGTCGCGCGCCAGGCCCGCCTGGCCTTCGCACACGATGCCGACCGAAGTCACTTCGGCGCTGATCGGGATCTGCCAGGCCCAGGCGCGCGGCAGGTCGAACACGTGAATGTGGATCCAGTCCGCGCTGTCGTCGGGGCCGCGCTCCACGCCGCGGAACCAGCCGTGCACGGCGATCTGGTTGAGCCGCGGGTCGTTGCGGCGCGTGCGCAGCTGGCGGCCGAGCAGCGTGGCGCGGCCGCTGGCGTCGGCCACGATGCGCGCGCGGAGTGACTCGCCGCCCGCCACCGTCACGCGCGGCAGGTCGCCCGCGAGGTCGATCGCCTCGGCCCCGGTGCCCTGGCGGATGCGCGCGCCGCGCGCCGCGGCGTGCGCCAGCAAGAGCTCGTCGAAGCGGCTGCGGTCCACGTGGTAGGTGTGGTCCTGCGCGATGCCCAGGTCGGGCATGGCGCGGAACTCGAGCGCCAGCTCGCGCCGGCCGCCGTCGAGCGTGAACAGCGCGCCCCGCTTGCGCACGAAGTCGCCGTGCTCGAGCTGCTGCAGGAAGCCGATCTCGTCGAACACGCGCGTGGTCGAGCACACCAATGACTCGCCGACGTGCGGGCGCGGGTGCACGGCGCGGTCGAGCACCACGTGGTCGATGCCCTCGC
It encodes the following:
- a CDS encoding ATP-binding cassette domain-containing protein, which translates into the protein MTEAIEVRGLRVDYPSSAGGAPIRVLDGIDFSVATGELVCIVGPSGCGKSTLLNVIGGFLRPSAGGVRVQGEPVRGPDRRRVFVFQESAVFPWRTVAENVGFGLSHLERAARARTVAHWVERVGLAGFERAYPRQLSGGMRQRVEIARALAANPDVLYLDEPFASLDYLTRLQMRADLLGIWRAERKTILLVTHDIDEALQLADRVLVLSPRPARVQEIVAIPLGRPRPLADPVSLAARAALFRGLGVSEETGSALPARAASPAPAPDADVVVVGGGPAGSILASYLAGEGIDHVVLDRAVHPRPHVGESLVCSTTRVFDEIGFLQQLEHGDFVRKRGALFTLDGGRRELALEFRAMPDLGIAQDHTYHVDRSRFDELLLAHAAARGARIRQGTGAEAIDLAGDLPRVTVAGGESLRARIVADASGRATLLGRQLRTRRNDPRLNQIAVHGWFRGVERGPDDSADWIHIHVFDLPRAWAWQIPISAEVTSVGIVCEGQAGLARDENGEAFFGRMIASHPLLASRLGKAQALSALSVEGSQSYFGERLAGRGWIALGDAAQFVDPVFSSGVSVAAESARFAAQAIRDALRDPGHALERFAEYDETVRRGGEVWRDLILLFYRKPPVFLSLLEDPATRPALQSLLQGRVFGPADATALAELELRALELERA